The proteins below are encoded in one region of Candidatus Cloacimonas sp.:
- the infB gene encoding translation initiation factor IF-2 gives MTIRVHELAKELKISTMALKKHLTDLGVNVKSHMSLIEDDVANKIRVKYNEQIDAEKRAERDRKRLMEMRQAAKAQHIAQEEESKKAAEKVPPVQEPVKETPKEEEPIPEKETEKITAKPEIEKPAEEKPAEHPPKPIVETPKTDVQPKQEHIQPKPEKGYKPEHIQPKPEKGYRQEHIQPKPEKGYRQEHIQPKPERGYKPDHIQPKPERGYKPERFQPKPDQRKGDQRRKKETGVPPVKQVAVPPAIEPAKEPEVKKFGKGKISHEELGDKSKHKKAIISSTKKAKQKLVETVEVDEAEISRNIKKTLQKSSKRKKYHREAQNVEDRSNEIIIREFTSVSELAKIMNVSPSEIISKFFMMGQLVTMNQRLDKDSLEMICDEFKVDYRFEDEYGMDIINREMEQYSEVREEKRPPVVTIMGHVDHGKTSILDYIRNTHVVAGESGGITQHIGAYQIDINKYKITFLDTPGHEAFTAMRARGANVTDIAVIVIAATEGVKAQTREAIDHAKAAGVSMIIAINKVDLPDANVDKVISQLLDMGVYLEQYGGDIPWCRTSVVTGEGILNLIELILLTAELLDLKAKKDVPASAVVIEAGMDARMGPSATILMQEGTLRKGDIVVCGAVHGRIRKMENERGGEIKVLLPSDVARVYGLSDTPKAGDILNQVDSEKTARSISGERQQIRMEREKFQNKSSLQNIFARIKEEQINTLNIILKTDTDGSAEALADSFQKLSNEEVSVNIIHKSIGGISEADVSLAAASDAIIMGFHVRPSHQARKMAEDEGVQIKLYQVIYDAIEDLRSALEGLLKPKYEEQVLGSALVKQVFKIKKVGTIAGCQVDKGVIQANCKIRVYRDDVLVIEDMLSSLKHYADDVKEVRAGSECGLTLANFSDIKEGDVLEAFVVNEVSQKL, from the coding sequence TTGACGATAAGAGTTCACGAATTGGCAAAAGAACTGAAAATAAGTACGATGGCGTTAAAAAAACATCTCACCGATTTAGGAGTGAATGTTAAAAGCCACATGAGCTTAATTGAGGATGATGTTGCTAATAAAATACGCGTTAAATATAACGAACAAATAGATGCTGAAAAGCGAGCTGAAAGAGATCGTAAACGGTTGATGGAAATGCGTCAGGCAGCTAAAGCACAGCATATTGCCCAAGAAGAAGAAAGCAAAAAGGCAGCGGAAAAAGTTCCTCCCGTTCAGGAACCGGTTAAAGAAACACCTAAAGAAGAAGAACCGATACCCGAAAAAGAAACTGAAAAGATAACAGCTAAACCGGAGATAGAAAAACCGGCTGAAGAAAAACCTGCGGAACATCCTCCGAAACCAATTGTGGAAACACCTAAAACTGATGTTCAACCCAAACAGGAACATATTCAGCCCAAACCGGAAAAGGGTTATAAACCGGAGCATATTCAGCCCAAACCGGAAAAGGGTTATAGACAGGAACATATTCAGCCCAAACCGGAAAAGGGATATAGACAGGAACATATTCAGCCCAAACCGGAAAGAGGTTATAAGCCGGATCATATTCAACCCAAACCGGAAAGAGGTTATAAGCCGGAACGCTTTCAACCCAAACCGGATCAGAGAAAAGGTGACCAACGCAGAAAAAAAGAAACAGGCGTCCCTCCAGTAAAACAAGTTGCCGTTCCACCGGCAATTGAACCTGCTAAAGAACCCGAAGTAAAGAAATTCGGCAAGGGAAAAATTAGCCATGAAGAACTGGGAGATAAAAGTAAACATAAAAAAGCTATTATCTCCAGCACCAAGAAAGCGAAACAGAAATTAGTTGAAACCGTTGAAGTGGATGAGGCGGAAATTTCCCGTAATATTAAAAAGACCCTGCAAAAGAGCTCTAAGCGGAAAAAATACCACCGGGAAGCCCAAAATGTAGAAGACCGCAGTAATGAAATCATCATCAGAGAATTCACCTCAGTTAGTGAGCTGGCGAAAATTATGAATGTTTCGCCTTCCGAGATAATTTCCAAGTTCTTTATGATGGGTCAGCTGGTAACAATGAATCAACGGCTGGATAAGGACTCGCTGGAAATGATTTGCGATGAATTTAAGGTTGACTACCGCTTTGAAGATGAATACGGAATGGATATAATCAATCGGGAAATGGAACAATATAGCGAAGTGAGAGAAGAAAAACGACCTCCCGTAGTTACTATTATGGGTCATGTAGATCACGGCAAAACTTCTATTTTAGATTATATTCGCAATACCCATGTAGTGGCTGGTGAATCTGGAGGCATTACACAACATATTGGTGCTTACCAAATTGATATCAATAAATATAAAATCACTTTTTTGGATACTCCGGGGCACGAAGCATTTACAGCGATGCGTGCACGCGGAGCCAATGTTACTGATATTGCGGTAATTGTAATTGCTGCTACGGAAGGCGTTAAAGCTCAAACGCGGGAAGCTATTGATCATGCTAAAGCAGCCGGAGTGTCAATGATAATTGCCATTAACAAAGTTGATCTTCCGGATGCCAATGTAGATAAAGTTATTTCACAGTTATTAGATATGGGTGTCTATCTGGAACAATACGGAGGCGACATTCCCTGGTGCAGAACTTCAGTGGTAACCGGAGAAGGTATCTTAAATTTGATTGAGCTGATTCTTTTAACGGCAGAATTGCTGGATTTGAAAGCCAAAAAAGATGTTCCTGCTTCTGCTGTAGTGATTGAAGCGGGAATGGATGCCCGAATGGGTCCTTCTGCCACAATTCTGATGCAAGAAGGAACTTTGCGTAAAGGCGATATTGTTGTTTGTGGAGCTGTGCATGGCAGAATTCGGAAAATGGAAAACGAACGCGGAGGCGAAATTAAAGTTCTCCTTCCTTCAGATGTGGCAAGGGTATATGGTCTTTCCGATACCCCTAAAGCAGGAGATATTCTTAATCAGGTAGATAGTGAAAAAACAGCGCGCAGTATAAGTGGCGAACGACAACAAATTCGGATGGAACGGGAAAAATTCCAAAACAAGAGTTCCCTGCAGAATATCTTTGCCCGCATAAAAGAAGAACAGATAAATACCTTGAATATTATCTTGAAAACAGATACGGATGGCTCTGCAGAGGCATTGGCAGATAGCTTTCAAAAACTCTCCAACGAGGAAGTTAGCGTTAATATTATCCATAAAAGCATTGGCGGAATAAGCGAAGCGGATGTTTCTCTGGCTGCTGCTTCGGATGCTATAATAATGGGATTTCATGTGCGTCCTTCGCATCAGGCACGAAAAATGGCTGAAGATGAAGGAGTGCAAATAAAGCTCTATCAGGTTATTTATGATGCCATTGAAGACCTGCGTAGTGCGTTGGAAGGATTGCTGAAGCCAAAATATGAAGAACAGGTTCTGGGTAGCGCATTAGTGAAACAAGTATTTAAAATAAAGAAAGTGGGAACTATTGCCGGCTGCCAGGTTGATAAAGGTGTTATTCAAGCAAACTGTAAGATTCGTGTGTATCGGGATGATGTTTTAGTAATTGAAGATATGCTCAGTTCGTTAAAACATTACGCCGATGATGTTAAAGAAGTGCGTGCCGGTTCTGAATGCGGATTAACCTTAGCCAATTTCTCTGATATTAAAGAAGGAGATGTATTGGAAGCATTTGTGGTGAATGAGGTTAGCCAAAAATTGTAA
- the truB gene encoding tRNA pseudouridine(55) synthase TruB, producing the protein MPSLSRKNNAFLAIDKPAGITSFAVIRELRKITGIRKIGHTGTLDPFAEGLLICCIGSFTRLAGFCEREDKTYTATMKLGEKRDTGDQEGEIIATASIPEFRDKLDSLAKKALQINELSVPAYSAVKIQGKRAYELARQKEQFNLPKRAVRITEFEFLPLNTEKPDELSYRCRVSKGTYIRALSEWLAEQLNTVAYTTFLKRESIGRITLQNAVKLQELNRDNWSDYGLDYNKVFPLFSCRNLTEDEFAKVMNGTDIALAEENAENYLLLFNSELWAIGKRNQNLIHPEIVLK; encoded by the coding sequence ATGCCATCGCTGTCCCGAAAGAATAATGCTTTTCTGGCTATTGATAAACCTGCCGGTATCACCTCTTTTGCGGTTATCAGAGAACTGCGTAAAATTACCGGCATTAGAAAAATCGGGCATACCGGAACGCTTGATCCTTTCGCTGAGGGATTGCTTATTTGCTGTATCGGTTCCTTCACTCGTTTGGCGGGTTTTTGTGAAAGAGAGGATAAGACCTATACTGCAACAATGAAATTGGGGGAAAAAAGAGATACCGGTGATCAGGAAGGGGAAATAATTGCTACGGCTTCAATTCCCGAATTTAGGGATAAACTGGATAGCTTGGCAAAGAAGGCATTGCAAATTAACGAACTTTCCGTTCCAGCATATTCCGCGGTTAAAATACAAGGGAAAAGAGCTTATGAACTGGCACGCCAAAAAGAGCAATTCAATTTACCGAAGCGGGCAGTCCGGATAACGGAGTTTGAATTTCTACCCCTGAATACAGAAAAGCCCGATGAACTTAGTTATCGTTGCCGAGTAAGCAAAGGAACCTACATAAGGGCATTAAGTGAATGGCTGGCAGAACAATTAAACACAGTTGCCTATACCACTTTTCTTAAACGAGAAAGCATTGGCAGGATAACATTACAGAATGCCGTTAAGTTACAGGAGCTGAATAGAGATAACTGGAGTGATTACGGTCTTGATTATAACAAAGTATTTCCTTTGTTTTCCTGCCGTAATTTAACTGAGGATGAATTTGCCAAAGTGATGAATGGAACAGATATAGCGCTTGCGGAAGAGAACGCTGAAAACTATCTTTTGCTGTTCAATTCCGAGCTTTGGGCAATCGGAAAAAGAAACCAAAACCTTATCCATCCTGAAATAGTGCTGAAATGA
- a CDS encoding YlxR family protein produces the protein MPNKNSKAAHLPIRTCVVCKKKVDQNQLLNFFLTESGIVFDFRRIIPGRRFYLCPSADCFKGLNKWRKGHQKRKIR, from the coding sequence ATGCCGAATAAAAACAGTAAAGCAGCTCACCTTCCGATTCGCACTTGCGTGGTTTGTAAGAAAAAGGTTGACCAGAATCAACTGCTCAATTTTTTTCTCACGGAAAGTGGCATAGTTTTTGATTTTCGCAGGATAATTCCGGGGCGCAGATTCTACTTATGCCCTTCTGCTGATTGTTTTAAAGGACTTAACAAATGGCGGAAGGGTCATCAGAAAAGGAAAATAAGATGA
- the rimP gene encoding ribosome maturation factor RimP, whose product MEFYRAQVEEIARKICQEMHLAVYDIDEKMSGKGRIITVYLTKIGGVTLDECAAFSSALGNELETFDLIPERYFLEVSSPGVERPLKLKSHYVSAINEKVAVQFTEGEEKKSIMGTLTEVNQDTIVVDDRGTITEIPFKSIIRAKTVFLGIPKRRK is encoded by the coding sequence ATGGAATTTTACAGAGCGCAGGTAGAAGAGATAGCCAGGAAGATTTGTCAGGAAATGCATCTTGCAGTGTATGACATTGATGAAAAGATGTCTGGCAAAGGGAGAATTATAACTGTCTATCTTACTAAAATTGGGGGAGTTACATTGGATGAATGTGCTGCTTTCAGTTCTGCTTTGGGGAACGAATTGGAGACCTTTGACCTCATTCCGGAGCGTTATTTTCTGGAAGTATCTTCGCCAGGAGTGGAAAGGCCTTTAAAGTTGAAAAGTCATTATGTTAGCGCTATCAATGAAAAAGTAGCGGTGCAATTCACTGAAGGCGAAGAAAAGAAATCCATAATGGGGACTTTAACAGAGGTGAATCAGGATACAATAGTTGTAGATGATAGAGGGACGATTACGGAAATACCTTTTAAGTCCATAATCCGTGCTAAAACAGTATTTTTAGGTATTCCGAAGAGGAGAAAGTGA
- a CDS encoding ribosomal L7Ae/L30e/S12e/Gadd45 family protein, whose protein sequence is MNLRILTLMQFARKAGKLVSGYSACERAMHKKEIELLILAADSSERTRDKMKKLALSAGISGAVIETGSQQEISSALGLSVTGVFGIIDKNFAGKIMEYWLSETERRIN, encoded by the coding sequence ATGAATCTTAGGATTCTTACTCTGATGCAATTTGCCCGCAAAGCAGGAAAACTGGTTTCCGGTTATAGTGCCTGTGAAAGAGCAATGCATAAAAAAGAAATAGAGCTGTTAATTCTGGCAGCGGATAGTTCAGAGCGGACAAGGGATAAAATGAAGAAATTAGCTTTATCGGCAGGGATTTCCGGAGCGGTGATAGAAACCGGAAGTCAGCAAGAAATAAGCTCTGCTTTGGGTTTATCCGTAACAGGTGTATTCGGAATTATAGATAAGAATTTCGCAGGTAAAATAATGGAGTATTGGCTCTCTGAAACAGAGAGGAGGATAAATTGA
- the rbfA gene encoding 30S ribosome-binding factor RbfA, with product MKNYRIPRLQAELKKLFNIALSQKLNDPKLAWVQITDVVISKDLHYAKLYFSHYNNPASHNQIRELLMKSSGFLKKQIAGAQIMRTIPELSFYYDETEERASKVETLLASLKKDDFDDDDDEDQDIDIDEYLDDDDDFFDFDEDEDEEDYDDFEDDDEDE from the coding sequence ATGAAGAACTATCGCATCCCCCGTTTGCAGGCAGAACTAAAAAAGCTCTTCAATATTGCGCTTTCGCAAAAATTGAACGACCCTAAACTGGCTTGGGTGCAAATTACCGATGTTGTAATCTCCAAGGATTTGCACTATGCCAAGCTTTACTTTTCGCATTATAATAATCCCGCCAGTCATAACCAAATCAGGGAACTCCTGATGAAGTCATCTGGCTTTTTAAAAAAACAAATTGCAGGAGCACAAATTATGAGAACCATTCCCGAACTCTCTTTCTACTACGACGAGACAGAAGAACGTGCCTCTAAGGTAGAGACACTGCTTGCCTCACTTAAAAAAGATGATTTTGATGACGATGACGACGAAGACCAGGATATTGATATTGACGAATACCTGGATGATGATGACGACTTCTTTGATTTTGATGAAGATGAGGACGAAGAGGATTACGACGATTTTGAAGATGATGATGAGGACGAATAG
- a CDS encoding bifunctional oligoribonuclease/PAP phosphatase NrnA, which translates to MENIRTKLLELISSADSIVITTHISPDGDGYCAALALQRIISFLGKNSLLVTDNDDLSRYNYLRDGKGNEKRFAMLNVEDLNFALAIVLDCNSYDRLGNRRALIDKAQLTVVLDHHEKENNLIPAELSYIEPAFACVGEMLYALFEPEILEMPDADCLFVGNCLYTTILNDTNNFVNANTDAAVFIFASKLAYLGIKPNEQYRHFFMNHSAEEMRYIGETLATIELFYQRRILTMYSTAAMSRDNNIDPESIMNATRWVQGIKGIEVIIYLREEQEGVYKISLRSETVDVNKIAVPYGGGGHKQAAGCYLYGKLEEAKEKLLKDVINAIAVPKE; encoded by the coding sequence ATGGAAAATATTAGAACCAAACTGCTGGAACTAATCTCCTCAGCAGACAGCATAGTAATTACTACGCATATCAGTCCGGATGGAGATGGTTATTGTGCAGCTCTTGCCTTGCAAAGAATAATTTCTTTTTTAGGCAAGAATTCGTTGCTGGTTACCGATAACGATGACCTTAGCCGCTATAACTATTTGCGGGACGGGAAAGGCAATGAAAAACGCTTTGCTATGCTTAATGTGGAAGACCTGAATTTTGCCTTGGCTATAGTTCTGGATTGTAATTCTTATGACCGCTTGGGGAATAGACGAGCTTTAATTGATAAAGCGCAATTAACGGTAGTGCTTGATCACCACGAAAAAGAGAATAACCTGATTCCAGCTGAACTAAGCTACATTGAACCTGCTTTTGCCTGTGTAGGGGAAATGCTTTATGCCCTTTTTGAACCGGAAATACTGGAAATGCCTGATGCCGATTGTCTATTTGTGGGCAATTGCCTATATACAACTATCTTAAACGATACCAATAACTTCGTGAACGCCAATACCGATGCCGCGGTATTTATTTTTGCCTCCAAATTGGCATACCTGGGAATTAAGCCCAATGAACAATACCGCCATTTCTTTATGAATCACTCTGCAGAGGAAATGCGTTACATTGGAGAAACCCTTGCTACCATTGAACTTTTTTATCAGCGCCGGATTTTAACGATGTATTCCACTGCTGCGATGAGCAGAGATAACAATATTGATCCCGAAAGTATTATGAATGCAACGCGTTGGGTGCAAGGTATAAAAGGAATTGAGGTAATTATATACTTAAGGGAAGAGCAAGAAGGGGTCTATAAAATCAGCTTGCGGTCTGAGACCGTTGATGTGAACAAAATTGCAGTTCCTTATGGAGGTGGAGGTCATAAACAGGCAGCGGGTTGTTATCTATATGGCAAATTGGAAGAAGCAAAAGAGAAACTGCTGAAGGATGTTATCAATGCCATCGCTGTCCCGAAAGAATAA
- the nusA gene encoding transcription termination factor NusA, whose product MAINTIEALSKLAAIKQLDTGMIQNIILESVTSTLQKRLEPEAELQVFVDELSGSVKVKFKSLVVEQEESFGQISLIDARNEYNPKAQVGDYIEKTMSLNEFEPKLVKTVQKLIQDRIRQLEDDKIQNDFNKQKHTIVTGKIKAIDDFGGYIIDIGHTDALLPIDEQIENEFYRVGENIKAYIVNIRPGKDGIVIILSRTNPEFVKKLFEAEIPAIFSGEIKIRKIVREPGIRTKVELETVDPKIDPIVACVGPKGTRIDSLRKELHGEQIDIVVHSEDPEKMIENALGIEGIKRVIIERNHSASVIVDETDKLMAIGKQGKNVKLAAKLVGMKIDIFTMAEFEEKMAKERRTISHITEMDGVTSKIADALKQAGYTSVQDIYMASVEELCNIEGMGQKTAERLKEAAKYF is encoded by the coding sequence ATGGCTATTAATACAATTGAAGCTCTCAGTAAGCTTGCGGCAATTAAGCAGTTGGATACAGGGATGATTCAAAACATCATTCTGGAGTCCGTAACTTCCACTTTGCAAAAGCGTTTGGAACCGGAAGCAGAGTTACAGGTTTTTGTAGATGAACTTTCCGGTAGTGTGAAAGTGAAGTTTAAAAGTTTGGTGGTGGAACAAGAAGAAAGCTTTGGGCAAATATCTTTAATTGATGCGCGTAACGAATACAACCCCAAAGCGCAAGTGGGTGATTATATTGAAAAAACGATGTCTCTGAACGAATTTGAGCCAAAGTTAGTGAAGACAGTGCAGAAATTGATTCAAGATAGAATTCGCCAGCTGGAAGATGATAAAATTCAGAATGATTTTAATAAACAGAAACATACTATAGTAACTGGAAAAATTAAGGCAATAGATGATTTTGGAGGTTACATCATTGATATTGGACACACCGATGCTCTGCTGCCAATTGATGAACAGATTGAGAATGAATTTTACCGGGTGGGTGAAAATATCAAGGCATACATTGTTAATATCAGACCCGGAAAAGACGGGATTGTAATTATTCTTTCCCGCACCAATCCTGAATTTGTGAAGAAATTGTTTGAAGCGGAAATTCCTGCCATATTCAGTGGGGAAATTAAAATCAGGAAAATAGTGCGGGAGCCGGGAATTAGAACTAAAGTAGAATTGGAAACTGTTGACCCTAAGATAGATCCGATAGTTGCCTGCGTAGGTCCTAAAGGCACGCGTATTGATTCTTTACGGAAAGAATTGCATGGTGAACAAATAGATATAGTTGTGCATAGTGAAGACCCCGAAAAAATGATTGAAAATGCCCTTGGTATAGAAGGAATTAAACGCGTTATTATTGAACGCAATCACTCTGCCAGCGTGATTGTGGATGAAACAGATAAACTGATGGCAATAGGCAAACAGGGAAAAAATGTGAAACTGGCTGCCAAACTGGTAGGAATGAAAATAGATATTTTTACGATGGCAGAATTTGAAGAAAAAATGGCAAAAGAACGAAGAACTATAAGCCATATTACAGAAATGGATGGAGTTACTTCTAAAATTGCCGATGCATTAAAACAAGCAGGTTATACAAGCGTTCAGGATATTTATATGGCTTCCGTAGAAGAATTGTGTAATATTGAAGGGATGGGGCAAAAGACGGCTGAACGACTCAAAGAGGCAGCAAAGTATTTCTGA
- a CDS encoding thioesterase family protein — protein sequence MFFAFTKRIYGYECDIYGHLNNANYLQLLESARSEALYEMNLAQSELQKKGVQLFVHYVEMSFIKAIDHDELITVKSCFTEMNRIKGKWHQEIYNAAGEKCFAADITIVFASEGKAKRLPAEVFELFLRYLEK from the coding sequence ATGTTTTTTGCTTTTACTAAAAGAATCTATGGCTACGAATGCGATATCTACGGTCATTTAAATAATGCCAATTACCTTCAACTTTTAGAAAGTGCACGCAGCGAAGCCCTCTATGAAATGAATCTGGCGCAGTCCGAGCTGCAAAAAAAAGGCGTCCAGCTCTTTGTGCATTATGTGGAAATGAGTTTTATTAAAGCCATTGATCACGATGAACTGATAACTGTTAAAAGCTGCTTTACCGAAATGAACAGAATTAAAGGAAAATGGCATCAGGAAATTTATAACGCTGCAGGAGAAAAATGTTTTGCAGCAGATATAACAATCGTTTTTGCCTCGGAAGGAAAAGCCAAACGACTGCCGGCTGAGGTCTTTGAACTCTTTCTGCGCTACCTGGAAAAATGA
- a CDS encoding YfhO family protein yields the protein MAGKNVNQKIKQNIGKTSKTMHPAKPAAKIKEPSAFAKHLPWILVIVLFLLLSLIYFPVAYQGKAPQASDINQWQGAAKAIIDYNATHKDNALWTPYMFSGMPTYMISFPNRYPFLESITKITDKVINWRIFLLFVGGLGIFLLLRQLKMDSWIAFFAAIAFVFSCHWVGLLDIGHNTKFRAIMYIPWVVWALLRLKEKPNMLNLGLLATFLITQLRENHPQITYYLYLFIGMFWIYALIEAIQSKQYKKFGGWTGLLIIAFGLTALAVMNPYLSTWEYSHYTMRGGTAGLEKGYAQAWSFPPIEIISFLIPDFFGGINENYWGAMPFTQIYNYFGIVVLALGVMALFGKHKKFSLFLWIVSAIFLVLSFGSFTPFISDFFFKYLPMFNKFRVPSMMLIMVQIIGVILAALGLDTIASLENNSKWQKSLFTAFWISGAVFILFLILGQSVFKGLPYTNAAEIEQYEKYNALAKLEEMKSLRPGLLYKSGILSLLLLTVSLGLCYLASAKKLKKVALVLLITLVTFIDLYIYTGKHLKDLYPAEEREARFVTQDFDEFLLADKDNFRIYPYNMGNIRNAGEWAYYHQTIDGYSAAKLKRYDDVWKLIQGDEKNENELYRYLNGFYNKGNKEIPTPLLDMLSTKYIIYPDSLPYAFLLNKIKPVFTSYSGANIYQNLTAYPRAWFVDSLSVIPETKARLQKMRNPYFNPRSLAIVESKIEGVYKPDSCYAKETFFDMHNVKYEVATDKNAYLVLSEIYYPAGWKAFIDGKETAIYPTNHILRGVIVPQGKHTVEMKFISEIYRFSLILSLTGILATVVLLAIGIGWEMKKGKKVKRARGQEV from the coding sequence ATGGCTGGAAAAAATGTCAATCAGAAAATAAAGCAAAATATCGGCAAAACCTCCAAAACTATGCATCCCGCCAAGCCCGCAGCGAAGATTAAAGAGCCCTCTGCTTTTGCCAAACACCTTCCCTGGATTTTAGTTATAGTGCTATTTCTTTTACTCAGTTTAATCTATTTTCCTGTTGCCTATCAAGGAAAGGCACCTCAGGCATCAGATATAAATCAATGGCAGGGAGCCGCAAAAGCCATAATTGATTATAATGCAACGCACAAGGATAATGCTTTATGGACTCCTTATATGTTTTCCGGAATGCCAACTTATATGATTTCCTTTCCTAATCGCTATCCTTTTCTGGAAAGCATAACCAAGATTACCGATAAAGTTATCAACTGGCGTATCTTCTTGCTGTTTGTTGGCGGTTTGGGTATCTTTTTACTTTTAAGGCAGCTGAAAATGGATTCCTGGATTGCTTTTTTTGCTGCAATTGCCTTTGTTTTTTCCTGCCATTGGGTAGGGCTTTTGGATATTGGCCATAATACCAAATTCCGTGCTATAATGTATATCCCTTGGGTTGTTTGGGCTCTCTTGCGTTTAAAGGAAAAGCCCAATATGCTCAATTTGGGTTTACTGGCAACTTTTCTGATTACGCAATTAAGGGAAAACCATCCTCAGATAACATATTATCTCTATCTGTTTATCGGTATGTTCTGGATTTATGCTTTAATTGAGGCAATTCAGAGTAAGCAATATAAAAAATTCGGGGGCTGGACAGGACTGCTGATTATTGCTTTTGGGTTAACTGCCCTGGCAGTGATGAATCCCTATCTATCTACTTGGGAGTATAGTCATTACACAATGCGAGGTGGAACAGCAGGTCTGGAAAAAGGTTATGCTCAAGCATGGAGTTTCCCACCTATAGAAATAATTTCCTTTCTTATCCCTGATTTCTTTGGGGGAATAAATGAGAACTATTGGGGTGCAATGCCCTTCACGCAAATTTATAACTACTTTGGCATAGTAGTTTTAGCTTTGGGAGTGATGGCTCTTTTTGGCAAACATAAAAAGTTCTCTCTCTTTTTATGGATTGTTTCAGCTATTTTCTTAGTGCTTAGTTTTGGCAGTTTTACTCCTTTTATATCTGATTTCTTTTTTAAGTATCTGCCGATGTTCAATAAATTCCGCGTGCCTTCTATGATGCTGATTATGGTTCAGATTATTGGAGTTATTCTTGCTGCTTTGGGTTTGGATACAATTGCTTCCCTGGAAAATAACAGCAAGTGGCAAAAAAGCTTATTTACTGCTTTCTGGATTAGCGGAGCGGTGTTTATTCTCTTTCTCATTTTGGGACAAAGTGTTTTCAAAGGTCTGCCCTATACTAATGCTGCAGAAATTGAACAATACGAAAAATATAATGCCCTTGCCAAATTGGAAGAAATGAAAAGTTTGCGCCCCGGATTGCTTTACAAAAGCGGAATTCTGAGTTTGCTGCTGTTAACTGTTTCTCTTGGGTTATGTTATCTTGCCAGCGCTAAAAAACTGAAGAAAGTTGCTTTAGTGCTACTTATTACCCTCGTTACTTTTATAGACCTGTATATATACACAGGAAAACACTTAAAAGACCTCTATCCGGCAGAAGAAAGAGAAGCTCGTTTCGTAACTCAGGATTTTGATGAATTCCTTCTGGCAGATAAAGATAATTTCCGTATTTACCCTTATAATATGGGTAATATAAGAAATGCAGGTGAATGGGCTTATTACCATCAAACCATAGATGGTTACAGCGCTGCCAAACTAAAACGCTATGATGATGTCTGGAAGCTTATTCAGGGAGATGAGAAAAATGAAAATGAACTATATCGTTATCTAAATGGTTTTTATAATAAAGGAAATAAAGAAATTCCCACCCCTTTACTGGATATGCTTTCTACGAAATACATTATCTATCCCGATTCGTTGCCCTACGCTTTTCTGCTGAATAAAATAAAACCTGTTTTTACCAGTTACTCGGGAGCTAATATTTATCAGAATTTAACAGCTTATCCTCGTGCCTGGTTTGTTGATTCGCTATCCGTAATTCCGGAAACGAAAGCGCGTCTGCAAAAAATGCGGAACCCATACTTTAATCCCCGCTCTTTAGCCATTGTGGAAAGTAAAATAGAGGGCGTTTATAAACCCGATAGCTGCTATGCCAAAGAGACCTTTTTTGATATGCACAATGTTAAATATGAGGTGGCAACCGATAAAAATGCTTATCTCGTGCTTTCGGAAATTTACTATCCTGCGGGCTGGAAGGCATTTATAGACGGCAAAGAAACAGCAATATATCCCACAAATCACATTTTAAGAGGTGTTATCGTTCCCCAGGGAAAACATACTGTGGAAATGAAATTTATCTCTGAGATCTATCGCTTTAGTTTGATTTTAAGTTTAACAGGTATCCTGGCAACGGTTGTGCTTCTGGCAATAGGAATTGGATGGGAAATGAAAAAAGGTAAGAAGGTCAAGAGGGCGAGAGGTCAAGAGGTCTAA